The Tenrec ecaudatus isolate mTenEca1 chromosome 6, mTenEca1.hap1, whole genome shotgun sequence genome has a window encoding:
- the TCF20 gene encoding transcription factor 20 isoform X2: MQSFREQSSYHGNQQSYPQEVHSSSRIEEFSPRQAQMFQNFGGGSGGSSGGGSSSSSSGRRGAAAAAAAMASETSGHQGYQGFRKEAGDFYYMAGNKDPVATGTPQPQRRPSGPVQSYGPPQGSSFGNQYGSEGHVGQFQAQHSALGGVSHYQQDYTGPFSPGSAQYQQQASSQQQQQQQVQQLRQQLYQSHQPLPQATGQPSSGSSHLQPMQRPSTLPSSATGYQLRVGQFGQHYQSSASSSSSSSFPSPQRFSQSGQGYDGSYSVNASAQYEGHNVGSNTQAYGTQSNYSYQPQSMKNFEQAKLPQGSQQGQQPQQQQQQQPQQHPSQHVMQYTNTATKMPLQSQVGQYNQPEVPVRSPMQFHQNFSPISNPSPAASVVQSPSCSSTPSPLMQSGETLQCGQGSVPIGSRNRILQLMPQLSPTPSMMPSPNSHAAGFKGFGLEGVPEKRLTDPGLSSLSALSTQVANLPNTVQHMLLSDALTPQKKTSKRPSSSSKKADSCTNSEGSSQPEEQLKSPMAESLDGGCSSSSEDQGERVRQLSGQSTSSDTTYKGGASEKAGSSPAQGTQNEPPRLSTSPAAREEATSPGAKDTPLSSEGNPKVNEKTVGVIVSREAMATRVEKTGGQDKGCPEDDPVAAQRPPSTSGAKETSHATLSQPEPAGGSKGNKNSDNSSNHNGEGNGQSSHSAVGPSFTGRTEPSKSPGSLRYSYKDSFGSAMPRNVSGFPQYPMGQEKGDFTGHGERKGRNEKFPSLLQEVLQGYHHHPDRRYSRSAQEHQGMAGGLEGASRPNVLVSQTNELASRGLLNKSIGSLLESPHWGPWERKSSSSAPEMKQINLADYPIPRKFEIEPQSSAHEPGGSLSERRSVICDISPLRQIVRDPGAHALAHMGADTRIGRSERLNPSLSQSVILPGGLVSMETKLKSQSGQIKEEDFEQSKSQASFNNKKSGDHCHPTSIKHESYRGNANPGAATHDPISDYGPPQESRPTPMRRVPGRVGGREGMRGRSHSQYHDFSEKLKMSPGRSRGPAGDPHHMNPHMTFSERANRSSLHAPFSTNSESLASAYHANARAHAYGDPSAGLNSQLHYKRQMYQQQQEEYKDWSSSSAQGVIAAAQHRQEGPRKSPRQQQFLDRVRSPLKNDKDGMMYGPPMGTYHDPSGQEAGRCLLSSDGLPSKGMELKHGSQKLQDSCWDLSRQTSPAKSSGPPGMSNQKRYGPPHESDGHGLPESAQSSKPSNVMLRLPGQEDHSPQNPLIMRRRVRSFISPIPSKRQSQDVKNSNTEDRARLLPSSKEGAEKAFNSYAHLSHSQEMKGIPKRDSSRDLTSPDHRNCPAVTLTSPAKTKILPPRKGRGLKLEAIVQKITSPNIRRSAASNSTEAGGDTVTLDDILSLKCGPPEGISAAVQEAEVEKRKGEAVPDLISPTSQELSTEKPLPRSSEEWRGSGDDKVKTETHPETVTAGKELPGAMALSTSQKLSSNQGRPDGSLGGPAPFIFPDSKNVSPAGVLAPEVNPKAEEKESEPVTISPKQEGFPPKGYFPSGKKKGRPIGSVNKQKKQQQPPPPPPPPPQLPPGSADGEPKPKKQRQRRERRKPGAQPRKRKTKQAVPIVEPQEPEIKLKYATQPLDKTDAKNKSFFPYIHVVNKCELGAVCTIINAEEEEQTKLVRGRKGQRSLTPPPSSTESKALPASSFMLQGPVVTESSVMGHLVCCLCGKWASYRNMGDLFGPFYPQDYAATLPKNPPPKRATEMQSKVKVRHKSASNGSKTDTEEEEEQQQQKEQRSLPAHPRFKRRHRSEDCGGGPRSLSRALPGKKAPTEGSGGEKTALDSKPGVPTASEGGPELELQIPELPLDSNEFWVHEGCILWANGIYLVCGRLYGLQEALEIAREMKCSHCQEAGATLGCYNKGCSFRYHYPCAIDADCLLHEDNFSLRCPKHKPPLPCPLPPLQNKSAKGSLSTEQSERG; this comes from the coding sequence ATGCAGTCCTTTCGGGAGCAAAGCAGTTACCACGGAAACCAGCAGAGCTACCCGCAGGAGGTACACAGCTCATCCCGGATAGAAGAGTTCAGCCCTCGTCAGGCCCAGATGTTCCAGAAttttggtggtggaagtggtggcagcagcggcggcggcagcagcagtaGTAGTAGTGGACGACGAGGAGCAGCAGCTGCTGCAGCAGCTATGGCTAGTGAAACCTCTGGCCATCAAGGCTACCAGGGGTTTCGGAAAGAAGCTGGGGATTTCTACTATATGGCAGGCAACAAAGACCCCGTGGCAACAGGAACCCCACAGCCTCAGCGAAGGCCTTCTGGGCCTGTGCAGAGCTATGGGCCTCCCCAGGGAAGCAGCTTTGGCAATCAGTATGGGAGTGAGGGTCATGTGGGCCAGTTCCAAGCACAGCACTCGGCCCTTGGTGGTGTGTCTCATTATCAGCAGGATTACACAGGGCCTTTCTCTCCGGGGAGTGCTCAGTACCAGCAGCAGGCTTCCagccagcagcagcaacagcagcaagtACAGCAGTTGAGACAGCAGCTTTACCAATCCCATCAGCCTCTGCCACAAGCCACTGGTCAGCCCTCCTCTGGCTCATCCCACCTACAGCCAATGCAGCGGCCCTCAACGCTGCCTTCCTCTGCAACTGGTTACCAATTAAGAGTGGGTCAGTTTGGCCAGCACTACCAGTCTtctgcctcttcctcctcttcctcctccttcccgtcACCACAGCGTTTCAGCCAGTCTGGGCAGGGCTACGATGGCAGTTACAGTGTGAATGCCAGTGCCCAGTATGAGGGCCATAACGTGGGCTCAAACACACAGGCCTATGGAACACAATCCAATTACAGCTATCAGCCTCAGTCTATGAAAAATTTTGAGCAGGCAAAGCTCCCACAAGGGAGTCAGCAGGGACAAcagccccagcagcagcagcagcagcagccccagcAGCACCCCTCTCAGCATGTGATGCAGTATACCAACACTGCCACCAAGATGCCCCTGCAGAGCCAGGTGGGGCAGTATAACCAGCCCGAAGTTCCTGTGCGGTCCCCCATGCAATTCCATCAGAACTTCAGCCCTATTTCTAACCCTTCTCCTGCTGCCTCTGTGGTTCAGTCTCCAAGCTGCAGCTCTACCCCTTCGCCGCTCATGCAAAGTGGGGAGACTCTCCAATGTGGGCAAGGCAGTGTGCCCATAGGCTCCAGAAACAGAATTTTACAGTTAATGCCGCAACTCAGTCCCACCCCTTCAATGATGCCCAGCCCCAACTCCCATGCTGCAGGCTTCAAGGGATTCGGACTAGAAGGTGTGCCAGAAAAGCGACTGACAGATCCCGGGCTGAGCAGTTTGAGCGCCCTGAGTACCCAGGTGGCCAACCTTCCCAATACTGTCCAGCACATGCTGCTCTCAGATGCCctgacacctcagaagaaaacctccaagaggccctcctcctcttctaagaaagcagacagctgcACCAACTCTGAAGGCTCCTCCCAGCCCGAGGAGCAACTGAAGTCTCCCATGGCCGAGTCGCTGGATGGAGGCTGCTCCAGCAGTTCTGAGGATCAAGGTGAGAGAGTAAGGCAGCTTAGCGGCCAGAGCACCAGCTCTGACACCACCTACAAGGGTGGCGCCTCAGAGAAAGCTGGCTCCTCACCGGCACAAGGCACGCAGAACGAGCCCCCACGACTCAGTACCAGTCCTGCAGCAAGAGAAGAGGCTACCTCACCAGGTGCTAAGGACACGCCACTGTCGTCTGAGGGCAACCCTAAAGTCAATGAGAAGACAGTCGGGGTGATCGTCTCCCGGGAGGCCATGGCAACTCGGGTAGAAAAGACAGGGGGACAGGATAAGGGTTGTCCAGAGGACGATCCCGTGGCTGCTCAAAGGCCGCCCAGCACCAGCGGGGCCAAGGAAACGAGCCATGCCACGCTTTCACAGCCAGAGCCAGCAGGAGGGAGCAAAGGAAACAAGAACAGCGATAACAGTTCCAACCACAACGGAGAGGGAAATGGCCAGAGCAGCCACTCTGCAGTGGGCCCGAGTTTTACAGGCAGAACCGAGCCCAGCAAATCCCCTGGAAGCCTGCGCTACAGTTACAAAGATAGCTTTGGGTCAGCCATGCCACGGAATGTCAGTGGCTTTCCTCAGTATCCCATGGGGCAAGAGAAGGGGGATTTCACTGGCCACGGAGAACGGAAGGGCAGAAACGAGAAGTTTCCTAGCCTCCTGCAAGAGGTGCTGCAGGggtaccaccaccaccctgaccGGAGGTATTCTCGAAGTGCCCAAGAGCACCAAGGGATGGCTGGTGGCCTCGAAGGAGCCTCCAGACCCAATGTCTTAGTTAGTCAGACCAATGAATTAGCCAGCAGGGGCCTTCTGAACAAAAGCATCGGGTCCCTGCTAGAGAGCCCGCACTGGGGCCCCTGGGAAAGGAAATCCAGCAGCTCGGCCCCCGAGATGAAGCAGATCAATTTGGCTGACTATCCAATTCCCCGCAAGTTTGAAATAGAGCCCCAGTCATCCGCACATGAGCCTGGGGGCTCTCTCTCTGAAAGAAGATCGGTGATCTGTGACATATCTCCACTGAGGCAGATTGTCAGGGACCCAGGGGCTCATGCCCTGGCACACATGGGTGCCGACACCAGAATAGGGAGGAGTGAGCGTCTCAATCCAAGCCTAAGTCAGTCCGTCATTCTTCCAGGTGGATTGGTGTCCATGGAAACCAAGCTGAAGTCCCAGAGCGGGCAGATCAAAGAGGAAGACTTCGAACAATCCAAATCCCAAGCTAGTTTCAACAACAAGAAATCTGGAGACCACTGCCATCCTACCAGCATTAAGCATGAGTCTTACCGAGGTAATGCCAATCCTGGAGCGGCAACCCATGACCCCATCTCAGATTACGGGCCTCCGCAAGAGAGCAGGCCCACACCAATGCGGCGGGTCCCTGGCAGAGTTGGTGGCCGGGAGGGGATGAGAGGTCGGTCCCATTCTCAGTATCACGACTTTTCCGAAAAATTGAAGATGTCTCCTGGGAGGAGCAGAGGTCCAGCAGGGGACCCTCATCACATGAACCCACATATGACCTTCTCAGAGAGGGCCAACAGGAGCTCCCTGCACGCTCCTTTTTCAACCAACTCAGAAAGTCTGGCCTCGGCTTATCACGCCAATGCTCGGGCTCATGCTTACGGAGACCCAAGTGCAGGCTTGAATTCTCAACTCCATTATAAGAGGCAGATGTACCAACAGCAGCAAGAGGAGTATAAGGACTGGAGCAGCAGTTCTGCCCAAGGGGTCATTGCTGCTGCCCAGCACAGGCAGGAGGGGCCGCGCAAGAGCCCGAGGCAGCAGCAGTTTCTCGACAGAGTCCGGAGCCCTCTGAAAAACGACAAAGATGGTATGATGTATGGCCCACCAATGGGGACTTACCATGATCCCAGTGGTCAGGAAGCCGggcgctgcctcttgtccagtGATGGTCTGCCTAGCAAAGGCATGGAATTGAAGCACGGCTCCCAGAAGTTGCAAGACTCTTGCTGGGATCTTTCTCGGCAGACTTCTCCAGCCAAAAGCAGTGGTCCTCCAGGAATGTCCAATCAAAAAAGGTACGGGCCGCCCCATGAGAGTGATGGGCACGGGCTCCCGGAGTCTGCACAGTCGTCTAAACCTAGTAATGTGATGCTAAGACTGCCAGGTCAAGAGGATCATTCTCCTCAAAACCCCTTAATCATGAGGAGGCGTGTCCGCTCTTTTATCTCTCCCATTCCCAGTAAAAGACAGTCGCAAGATGTGAAAAACAGTAACACTGAAGATAGAGCGCGCCTCCTTCCCTCATCAAAGGAAGGCGCTGAGAAAGCATTCAATTCCTATGCCCATCTTTCTCACAGCCAGGAAATGAAGGGTATTCCGAAGAGAGACTCCTCCAGGGACCTCACCAGTCCAGATCATCGGAATTGCCCTGCTGTCACCCTCACAAGCCCTGCTAAGACCAAAATACTGCCCCCTCGGAAAGGACGGGGATTGAAGTTGGAAGCAATTGTTCAGAAGATCACATCCCCAAATATCAGGCGCAGCGCAGCCTCAAACAGCACTGAGGCCGGGGGAGACACAGTGACTCTGGATGACATCCTGTCTCTGAAATGTGGCCCTCCGGAAGGCATCAGTGCTGCTGTCCAGGAAGCCGAGGTGGAGAAGCGAAAAGGTGAGGCAGTGCCTGACCTAATCAGCCCAACCAGCCAGGAGCTGAGTACCGAAAAGCCGCTTCCAAGGTCCTCCGAAGAATGGCGTGGCAGCGGGGATGACAAAGTGAAGACAGAGACGCATCCTGAAACGGTCACTGCTGGAAAGGAACTCCCCGGTGCCATGGCGTTGTCAACCTCACAGAAGCTCAGCAGTAACCAAGGGCGACCAGATGGGTCCCTGGGTGGGCCAGCACCTTTCATTTTTCCTGACTCAAAGAATGTATCTCCAGCGGGTGTCCTAGCCCCTGAAGTGAACCCCAAGgctgaagagaaagagagcgagcCGGTGACGATTTCACCCAAACAGGAGGGCTTCCCCCCTAAGGGTTATTTCCCATCAGGAAAGAAGAAGGGGAGACCCATTGGTAGTGTGAATAAGCAGAAGAAGCAACAGCAGCCCCCTCCTCCGCCCCCTCCGCCCCCTCAGTTACCACCAGGCTCTGCTGACGGAGAGCCAAAGCCAAAAAAGCAGAggcagaggagggagaggaggaagccagGGGCCCAGCCGCGGAAGCGGAAAACCAAGCAAGCTGTTCCTATCGTCGAGCCCCAAGAGCCTGAGATCAAGCTGAAGTACGCCACCCAGCCACTGGATAAAACCGATGCCAAGAACAAGTCTTTTTTTCCTTATATCCACGTAGTAAACAAGTGTGAACTCGGAGCCGTgtgtacaatcatcaatgctgaaGAAGAAGAACAGACCAAATTGGTGAGGGGCCGGAAGGGTCAGAGGTCGCTGACCCCTCCACCCAGCAGCACTGAAAGCAAGGCTCTCCCAGCCTCGTCCTTTATGCTGCAGGGGCCTGTGGTGACAGAGTCTTCTGTTATGGGGCACCTGGTGTGCTGTCTGTGTGGCAAATGGGCCAGTTACCGAAACATGGGCGACCTCTTTGGACCCTTTTATCCCCAAGATTATGCAGCCACTCTCCCGAAGAACCCGCCTCCCAAACGAGCCACAGAAATGCAGAGCAAAGTGAAGGTGCGGCACAAAAGTGCTTCCAACGGCTCCAAGACGGAcactgaggaggaggaagagcagcagcagcagaaggagCAGAGGAGCCTGCCTGCCCACCCCAGGTTCAAGCGGCGGCACCGCTCGGAAGACTGTGGCGGAGGCCCTCGGTCACTGTCTAGGGCCCTCCCTGGTAAGAAAGCACCCACCGAGGGCAGCGGCGGCGAAAAGACTGCTTTGGACTCAAAACCCGGTGTGCCCACTGCTTCAGAAGGTGGCCCTGAGCTGGAGTTACAAATCCCTGAACTACCTCTTGACAGCAATGAATTTTGGGTCCACGAGGGGTGTATTCTCTGGGCCAATGGAATCTACCTGGTCTGCGGCAGGCTCTATGGCCTGCAAGAAGCGCTGGAAATAGCCAGAGAGATG